Proteins from a single region of Sphaerochaeta globosa str. Buddy:
- a CDS encoding amino acid ABC transporter permease yields the protein MGNLLLQMLAGTVTSLKIFALTLLFSLPLGLLVAKGRMSKNPIISNMVNIYIMIMRGTPLILQLLFVYFAPYYIFGASYDRFTAVIVGFVINYAAYFAEIYRGGIQSIPIGQYEASLVLGFSKTHTFTHVVAPQVVKRIIPAMGNEVITLVKDTALAQTIGVAELFRVAQNASARQFSTMPIFIAGVFYFLMNALVSRSFDLLEKKLNYYH from the coding sequence ATGGGAAACCTCTTGCTGCAGATGCTGGCGGGAACCGTCACGAGCCTGAAAATATTTGCCCTCACCTTGCTCTTTTCCCTTCCATTGGGCTTGTTGGTAGCCAAAGGGAGGATGTCCAAGAATCCAATCATTTCCAACATGGTCAATATCTACATCATGATCATGCGCGGAACGCCTCTCATTCTGCAGTTGCTGTTTGTCTACTTCGCCCCATACTATATTTTCGGAGCTTCCTATGACCGCTTCACTGCTGTAATTGTAGGCTTTGTCATCAACTATGCCGCCTATTTTGCCGAGATTTACCGAGGAGGAATCCAATCCATCCCCATCGGCCAATATGAGGCATCCTTGGTCCTTGGATTCTCCAAAACCCATACCTTCACCCATGTTGTTGCCCCTCAGGTCGTCAAGAGAATCATCCCTGCGATGGGAAACGAAGTCATCACCCTGGTCAAGGACACAGCCCTTGCACAGACCATCGGCGTTGCCGAGTTGTTCAGGGTTGCACAGAATGCATCAGCAAGACAGTTCTCCACCATGCCCATTTTCATTGCGGGCGTCTTTTACTTCCTCATGAACGCACTCGTATCCCGCTCCTTCGACCTGCTTGAGAAGAAGCTCAACTACTACCACTAG
- a CDS encoding amino acid ABC transporter substrate-binding protein — protein sequence MKRCTVVLLTLLLVSASLFAAGTKEQAIGGDSSLDKVMSKGQFVMGLDDNFPPMGFRNEKGEIVGFDVDLAKEVTKRMGVTLKLQPIDWNAKEQELNTGNIDCIWNGFTITEERKQAMTFTAPYIHNAQVVVVRDDSPYTTLASLSGKSVGYQAGSSASSAIDASPDFKKSIKTFIEFKENLTGLMDLEIGGIDALVVDVTVANDNIKRSGKAFRILTEELAPEDYGIGFRKGDQKLADAVWSQLLAMKADGTLAKISTTWFGSDITVVGK from the coding sequence ATGAAACGATGCACTGTTGTACTGTTGACCCTATTGTTAGTAAGTGCAAGTCTGTTTGCCGCCGGCACCAAGGAACAAGCCATCGGTGGAGACAGCTCCTTGGATAAGGTAATGAGCAAAGGCCAGTTTGTCATGGGATTAGACGACAACTTCCCTCCGATGGGCTTCCGCAATGAGAAGGGAGAGATCGTTGGCTTTGACGTAGACCTCGCCAAAGAAGTCACCAAGCGCATGGGCGTCACCTTGAAATTACAGCCGATCGACTGGAACGCCAAGGAGCAGGAGCTGAATACCGGCAATATCGATTGCATTTGGAACGGATTCACCATCACCGAAGAGCGCAAGCAGGCCATGACGTTCACCGCTCCTTACATTCACAATGCACAAGTTGTCGTAGTACGCGATGACAGTCCGTATACCACCCTCGCCTCCCTCAGTGGCAAGAGCGTCGGCTACCAGGCAGGATCTTCGGCCTCCAGTGCCATCGACGCTTCTCCTGATTTCAAGAAGTCCATCAAGACTTTCATTGAGTTCAAGGAGAACCTGACCGGCCTCATGGATCTTGAGATCGGCGGTATCGATGCCTTGGTTGTCGACGTAACAGTTGCCAACGACAACATCAAGCGCAGCGGCAAGGCTTTCAGAATCCTTACCGAGGAACTCGCCCCCGAAGACTACGGTATCGGATTCAGAAAGGGTGATCAGAAGCTCGCAGACGCAGTCTGGAGCCAGCTGTTGGCTATGAAGGCCGATGGCACCCTAGCCAAGATTTCCACCACCTGGTTTGGTTCAGACATCACCGTTGTCGGAAAATAA
- a CDS encoding FeoB-associated Cys-rich membrane protein, translated as MQPCYSCEVCMLVAIISNILVGLVIVLLVIFALKTLHKQSKEESCASCGTKKNSACKGCKFADSCH; from the coding sequence ATGCAACCCTGCTACTCCTGTGAGGTCTGTATGCTTGTAGCAATCATTTCCAATATTCTTGTCGGCCTTGTAATCGTCTTACTGGTGATATTTGCACTAAAAACGTTGCACAAGCAGAGCAAGGAAGAGAGTTGCGCTTCATGCGGCACAAAAAAGAACAGTGCATGCAAAGGGTGCAAATTTGCAGATTCCTGTCACTAA
- the feoB gene encoding ferrous iron transport protein B has protein sequence MQTIALIGNPNCGKTTLFNTLTGTTAYVGNWPGVTVEKKEGVVNGHKILDLPGIYSLSPYSPEEKLSRRYILDEQPDLIIDVIDATNLERSLYLTNQLAELGRPLLLVLNMEDLLEKAGIRIDVKRLSQMTGCPVVQISASKGTGIIALLQEIEHSLNQKRLPMQPLFSNFVERYITTIIEDDYLHTIPKGRQMRWAAIKLLEADDLFISSMPQPPQAFQTYIAQARKELVEHYDDDVQAIIIDQRYKVAEHIAKDCQIKTIQAKQFNFDSIATSKFGAIPLFIAIMAGVFYLSIGLVGGYTTGWLENLFAFASLHIQTFADAVGVHPLLSGILVDGIIAGVGAVLTFVPQLFVLFLLLSVLEDCGYMARIAFIMDRLMRSMGLSGKSIIPLVIGTGCSVPAIMSSRTIEHQKQRELTVIVTPFIPCGAKMPVFALMLTYFFPGKWFIAPLMYLLGIIAVVVTGLLARALDKHKETNAFILELPRYQIPAAKNIWLQTKERTLGFIQKAGTIILLSSIIIYLLSSYSFSLQAVDAELSMLAMLGRIISPLFIPLGFGFWQASVALLTGIAAKESIVSTLSVTIGTASLGAFFTADTALSYMTFILLSSPCIAAISAMFKELGSKRKLLFAVLWQTGFAYLAALLVRYATLLLL, from the coding sequence ATGCAAACAATTGCGTTGATCGGAAATCCCAATTGCGGGAAAACTACGCTTTTCAATACCCTGACAGGAACTACTGCCTATGTAGGCAACTGGCCGGGAGTCACTGTTGAAAAGAAGGAAGGAGTGGTCAACGGCCACAAGATTCTCGACCTTCCGGGTATCTATTCCCTTTCCCCTTACTCGCCTGAGGAAAAACTGTCCCGGCGTTACATTCTGGATGAACAACCTGACCTCATCATCGATGTAATCGATGCAACCAATCTTGAACGAAGCCTCTATCTGACCAATCAGCTGGCCGAGTTGGGCAGACCTCTTCTGCTTGTATTGAACATGGAAGACCTGCTGGAAAAAGCGGGAATACGCATCGATGTAAAGCGTCTCTCACAAATGACCGGCTGCCCCGTCGTACAAATATCGGCGAGCAAGGGAACCGGCATCATCGCCTTGCTCCAGGAAATCGAACACAGCCTGAATCAGAAGCGACTGCCCATGCAGCCGCTGTTCTCCAATTTTGTCGAACGGTACATCACCACCATCATCGAAGACGATTATCTGCACACGATTCCCAAGGGAAGGCAGATGCGTTGGGCTGCCATCAAGTTGCTGGAAGCCGACGATCTTTTCATCTCTTCCATGCCCCAGCCACCCCAAGCCTTCCAAACGTATATTGCACAAGCCCGAAAGGAATTGGTCGAGCACTATGACGACGATGTGCAGGCAATTATCATCGACCAACGATATAAGGTAGCAGAGCATATTGCAAAAGACTGCCAGATTAAGACCATACAGGCCAAACAGTTTAATTTTGACAGCATCGCCACCAGCAAGTTCGGAGCCATCCCGCTGTTCATAGCCATTATGGCTGGGGTATTCTACCTCTCCATCGGCTTAGTGGGAGGATATACAACCGGTTGGTTGGAAAACCTCTTTGCCTTTGCCTCCCTGCATATCCAGACGTTTGCCGATGCTGTAGGGGTGCATCCATTGCTTTCCGGCATTCTGGTGGACGGCATCATTGCAGGAGTCGGGGCGGTACTGACCTTTGTTCCCCAACTCTTTGTGCTATTCCTCCTGCTCTCCGTACTGGAAGACTGCGGCTACATGGCCCGAATCGCCTTCATCATGGACAGGCTGATGCGCAGCATGGGTCTTTCCGGCAAATCCATCATCCCCTTGGTGATCGGTACCGGCTGCTCCGTTCCCGCCATTATGAGCAGCAGAACCATCGAACACCAGAAACAGCGGGAATTAACCGTCATCGTGACTCCTTTCATACCCTGCGGGGCAAAAATGCCGGTCTTCGCCCTGATGCTTACCTACTTTTTCCCCGGCAAGTGGTTCATCGCCCCTCTTATGTATCTCCTGGGAATTATTGCGGTCGTGGTAACCGGCCTGCTTGCCCGCGCCTTGGACAAGCATAAGGAAACCAATGCATTCATTTTGGAACTTCCCCGGTATCAGATTCCCGCTGCAAAGAACATTTGGCTGCAAACAAAGGAGCGTACGTTGGGATTCATCCAGAAAGCCGGGACGATCATCCTGCTCTCCTCGATCATCATCTACCTGCTCTCTTCCTATTCCTTCAGCTTGCAAGCCGTGGATGCAGAACTGAGCATGCTTGCCATGCTCGGAAGAATCATTTCACCGCTGTTCATTCCCCTGGGTTTTGGGTTCTGGCAGGCAAGCGTCGCACTGCTTACAGGCATTGCAGCAAAGGAATCAATTGTCAGCACCTTGAGTGTAACCATCGGAACGGCATCCCTGGGTGCATTTTTCACAGCCGACACCGCCCTCTCCTATATGACGTTCATCCTGCTCTCCTCTCCCTGTATTGCCGCTATCAGCGCAATGTTCAAGGAGCTTGGCAGCAAACGTAAACTCCTGTTTGCCGTACTTTGGCAGACGGGATTCGCCTATTTGGCAGCGTTGCTGGTACGCTATGCAACCCTGCTACTCCTGTGA
- a CDS encoding FeoA family protein, whose amino-acid sequence MMQTTMDELTVGQKGAVKAIHAPTQLKRRLMDMGFTKGVGVEIVKLAPMGDPMEVSLRGYHLCLRKAEARAIELR is encoded by the coding sequence ATGATGCAGACAACAATGGATGAACTTACCGTAGGTCAAAAGGGAGCTGTGAAGGCAATCCATGCTCCGACACAGCTTAAGCGAAGACTTATGGATATGGGCTTTACCAAAGGGGTTGGCGTAGAAATTGTTAAACTAGCGCCGATGGGCGATCCGATGGAAGTCTCGTTGCGTGGATATCATCTGTGCCTCAGAAAAGCTGAAGCCCGTGCCATTGAATTAAGATAG
- a CDS encoding metal-dependent transcriptional regulator yields the protein MQKSGEDYLEAVLALSREHEKVRTTDVALRLGVSKPSVNRAMKVLASEGYVTQETYGDIHLTEKGRLKASQVYFRHTTLTSFLKDVLGVDAVIAEQDACLIEHDISSETMEKLASFLRSYQGLSS from the coding sequence ATGCAGAAGTCAGGGGAAGATTACCTTGAGGCCGTTTTGGCTCTCAGTCGGGAACATGAAAAGGTGCGGACAACCGATGTTGCCTTGCGCCTTGGTGTCTCCAAACCGAGTGTGAACCGGGCTATGAAGGTGCTCGCTTCTGAAGGGTATGTGACGCAGGAAACCTATGGAGATATCCATCTTACAGAGAAGGGTAGGCTCAAAGCTTCCCAGGTGTATTTTCGCCATACGACCCTTACCAGCTTTCTCAAGGATGTGCTGGGAGTGGATGCCGTCATTGCCGAGCAGGATGCCTGCCTTATCGAGCACGACATTTCCAGTGAAACCATGGAGAAACTTGCTTCGTTTTTACGCTCCTATCAAGGGCTGTCGTCGTAG
- a CDS encoding extracellular solute-binding protein — translation MKKTFIAVLLLALLLPISLFAQGAKEAVVDESKPVTIQYWTHEDPARTQLETELIAKFMADNPNITVVRSTQASVKQIELVQTAFAANQGPDMFNLPIENQYAYITNGRVAPVDYQAAGYANKQDLLDKYMDGVLDTVTIDGEVYGLPLELTNWSIYLNKKVFRSAGLDPEKDYPKTWEEMADISEKLVIRDGDILIRRGYDFRYPYYLTFFVPMVEQLGGDLLSADGKKAIIGDEAWLKALTYMQQWGPSGRNLGSPTYKNARNLFNQDNNDIAMAHTGLYQQGRIEKDNPNFFNSGEWMVIPYPTFKDAVRDVAACYYGHFFMVNADSDPAVQKAAWKLSGYLLSHGEEYLTRGGNIIQPTKALFASDTLKNMPYSQVFIDDMARSHMIYYGENSAQIQTQIRNAVESVMLSGVSPEKALATLKASVQEIIDEQ, via the coding sequence ATGAAAAAGACATTCATCGCTGTGTTGCTCCTCGCTCTTTTGCTGCCTATTTCTCTGTTTGCCCAAGGCGCAAAAGAAGCTGTTGTTGATGAGAGCAAGCCCGTAACCATCCAGTACTGGACCCATGAGGATCCGGCCCGAACCCAGCTCGAGACTGAGCTTATCGCCAAGTTCATGGCAGATAACCCGAACATCACCGTTGTGCGCTCCACCCAGGCCTCAGTCAAGCAGATTGAGCTGGTACAGACCGCTTTCGCTGCCAATCAGGGTCCTGACATGTTCAACCTGCCGATCGAAAACCAGTATGCCTACATTACCAATGGTCGTGTAGCTCCTGTCGATTATCAGGCTGCAGGCTATGCCAACAAACAAGATCTGTTGGACAAGTACATGGATGGCGTATTGGATACCGTAACCATCGATGGTGAGGTATACGGCCTTCCCTTGGAACTGACCAACTGGTCCATTTACCTGAACAAGAAAGTGTTCCGCTCCGCCGGCCTCGATCCTGAAAAGGATTATCCCAAGACTTGGGAAGAGATGGCTGACATCTCCGAGAAGCTGGTCATCCGTGATGGCGACATCCTCATCCGCCGCGGTTATGACTTCCGCTATCCGTATTATTTGACGTTCTTCGTTCCCATGGTGGAACAGCTTGGTGGTGACTTGCTCAGCGCCGATGGCAAGAAAGCCATCATTGGTGATGAAGCTTGGTTGAAGGCTCTTACGTATATGCAGCAGTGGGGACCGTCAGGTCGCAACCTCGGCTCACCGACCTACAAGAATGCCCGCAACCTGTTCAACCAGGACAACAACGACATCGCAATGGCCCATACCGGTTTGTATCAGCAGGGCAGAATCGAGAAGGACAATCCGAACTTCTTCAATAGCGGCGAATGGATGGTAATTCCGTATCCTACCTTCAAGGATGCCGTTCGTGATGTTGCAGCATGCTATTATGGTCACTTCTTCATGGTGAATGCCGACAGCGATCCTGCTGTACAGAAGGCAGCTTGGAAGCTTTCGGGCTACCTGCTCAGCCATGGCGAGGAGTACCTGACCCGCGGTGGAAACATCATTCAGCCGACCAAGGCCCTGTTTGCCTCTGATACGCTGAAGAACATGCCTTACAGCCAGGTCTTCATCGACGATATGGCCCGCTCTCACATGATTTATTATGGAGAGAACTCGGCTCAGATCCAGACCCAGATCCGTAATGCTGTTGAATCTGTCATGCTCAGCGGAGTAAGTCCTGAAAAGGCTCTTGCAACACTCAAAGCATCGGTACAGGAAATTATCGACGAGCAGTAA
- a CDS encoding carbohydrate ABC transporter permease: MGTKKYRGIERKQARWGFVFVIPAMLFFSLFSFYPIINAIFTSFFDKRALSKLPPKFLGLGNYIRLFDPSRASSDLSFLNSLKSTVVFTLGTFIPLLIVSLILAVFISNLSSGKTKKFLQISYYCPAILSSVVAATIWMIIFDPRGLGNQWLNALMNTPGVDRRWLVDPVMEQVSTMVIYFWKYIGYFVILFITGLASIPPTIYEASTIDGATKSQVFWRITLPLLKPTVVLVSVMAMLQCLKTFSTQYMLYTNGAPRAPINVITFNIYVTGIRDQYLGRASAMSVVLFIMMLLLTLLQFKTTKSENVEY, from the coding sequence ATGGGTACGAAAAAATATCGGGGTATCGAGAGAAAGCAAGCTCGATGGGGATTTGTCTTTGTCATTCCTGCGATGCTCTTTTTCTCCTTGTTCAGTTTCTATCCGATCATCAATGCCATTTTTACCAGCTTTTTCGACAAGCGTGCGTTGAGCAAGTTACCCCCGAAGTTTCTTGGGCTCGGTAATTACATCAGACTGTTTGACCCCAGCAGGGCCAGCAGTGATCTCTCCTTTCTCAACAGCTTGAAATCCACGGTGGTCTTTACCCTCGGGACGTTCATCCCCCTGTTGATTGTCAGCCTCATATTGGCAGTTTTCATCAGCAATCTTTCCAGTGGAAAGACCAAGAAATTCCTCCAGATTTCCTATTACTGTCCGGCTATTCTTTCCAGCGTAGTCGCGGCAACCATCTGGATGATTATCTTCGACCCCCGCGGCTTGGGAAACCAGTGGCTCAACGCTCTGATGAACACCCCCGGCGTCGACCGACGATGGCTTGTGGACCCGGTAATGGAACAGGTCTCCACGATGGTCATCTACTTCTGGAAGTATATCGGCTACTTTGTCATTCTTTTCATTACCGGTCTCGCCTCCATTCCCCCGACAATCTACGAGGCGTCCACCATCGATGGAGCGACTAAAAGCCAGGTATTCTGGCGTATCACCCTGCCGCTCTTGAAGCCGACCGTAGTCTTGGTTTCGGTTATGGCGATGCTGCAGTGTCTGAAGACGTTCAGTACCCAGTACATGCTCTATACCAACGGAGCTCCCCGCGCCCCGATCAACGTAATCACCTTTAATATTTATGTTACCGGTATTCGGGACCAGTACTTGGGTCGGGCCAGCGCAATGAGCGTCGTCCTGTTCATCATGATGTTGCTTTTGACCTTGCTTCAGTTCAAGACCACCAAGAGCGAGAATGTGGAATACTAG
- a CDS encoding carbohydrate ABC transporter permease — protein MQIEKRFTLPKIGIYLVLLVMLTFTLMPILFMISASMMTSRQILKMPYTWIPDGIAWENFAKAIQGNDKTYIFVRNISNSLIVSVSVAISTVLLASLTGYGLAKFRFRGRNTVFMMIMATMMIPFEAIMIPLYMVIMTLHIQNSYIGLILPFMVSAFGVFQMKQYLTTFPAEFLDAARVDGMGEFGIYWGIVLPNCKPVIATLAILSFRSQWDNLLWPLLVSQSDKMKTIPQYISSFALERSTDEGAMMAAALLASIPMFILFMSLTKYFIGGSAVYESRKG, from the coding sequence ATGCAGATAGAAAAAAGATTCACCCTGCCGAAAATCGGCATTTACCTTGTCCTCTTGGTTATGTTGACCTTCACGTTGATGCCGATTTTGTTCATGATCAGCGCATCGATGATGACCAGCCGCCAGATTCTGAAAATGCCTTACACCTGGATTCCCGATGGCATTGCCTGGGAAAACTTTGCAAAGGCCATCCAAGGCAACGACAAAACCTACATTTTTGTACGCAACATCTCCAACTCGTTGATCGTGAGCGTCTCGGTTGCCATTTCAACGGTACTTTTGGCCAGCCTTACCGGTTATGGGCTTGCCAAGTTCCGTTTCCGCGGTCGCAATACCGTATTCATGATGATTATGGCTACGATGATGATCCCTTTCGAAGCCATCATGATCCCGCTGTATATGGTAATTATGACACTGCACATCCAGAACTCCTACATAGGCTTGATTCTTCCTTTCATGGTAAGTGCTTTTGGTGTTTTTCAGATGAAGCAGTACCTGACAACGTTCCCTGCCGAGTTTCTCGATGCAGCACGCGTGGATGGTATGGGAGAGTTCGGCATTTATTGGGGTATCGTACTTCCCAACTGCAAGCCGGTCATAGCCACGTTGGCAATCCTTTCATTCCGCAGCCAGTGGGACAACCTCTTGTGGCCGCTTTTGGTCAGCCAGAGTGATAAAATGAAGACCATTCCCCAGTACATCTCCTCGTTCGCTCTCGAACGCAGTACCGACGAAGGGGCAATGATGGCGGCTGCCTTATTGGCTTCCATCCCGATGTTCATTCTTTTCATGTCGCTGACCAAGTATTTTATCGGTGGATCTGCCGTCTACGAATCAAGAAAGGGGTAA
- a CDS encoding HAD family hydrolase, with product MYDRLCTDLDAAHPAQAVLGLYADRLDRFPLESYQTSLDRYLLVTDKQAALEEAKRLGMGFILFDTHFSEQSLLAHASWLDSPIPASCSLFLFDMGNVVVKNIMMLGKIAKRYDLDREEFFSDYLHYEFPLMEGFLSSAEYWQHIREVFGVSVEGDPFYDAFEPVFNDEMVTLIKALRKAGKRVVCASNTIDPHWRILDDMGALSLFDKVYASHLMHATKPSKYFFRQILQSEGCRFEDAYFVDDHEPNIHKARSFGLGSLLYADKGGRGASERLSSMFASFL from the coding sequence ATGTACGACCGACTCTGTACCGATTTGGATGCTGCCCACCCCGCCCAAGCGGTGTTGGGTCTGTATGCAGACCGATTGGATCGATTCCCGCTGGAGAGCTATCAAACCTCTTTGGATCGCTACCTGCTTGTCACCGACAAGCAGGCAGCCCTGGAGGAGGCTAAACGTTTAGGGATGGGCTTTATTCTCTTTGACACTCACTTCAGTGAACAGTCTCTCTTGGCCCATGCATCCTGGCTCGACTCTCCAATTCCCGCCTCTTGTTCGCTCTTCTTGTTCGATATGGGCAACGTTGTCGTGAAGAACATCATGATGCTGGGCAAGATTGCAAAGCGTTACGACCTGGATCGTGAGGAGTTTTTTTCCGATTACCTGCATTATGAGTTCCCCCTGATGGAAGGCTTTCTCTCCAGTGCAGAGTACTGGCAGCATATCCGAGAGGTATTTGGAGTCAGTGTGGAAGGTGATCCCTTCTACGATGCTTTCGAGCCTGTATTCAATGATGAGATGGTCACTCTGATCAAAGCACTGCGAAAGGCCGGAAAGCGTGTGGTATGTGCTTCCAACACCATCGATCCCCACTGGCGGATCCTCGATGACATGGGAGCCCTATCCCTGTTTGACAAGGTCTATGCTTCGCATCTGATGCATGCCACCAAGCCCTCGAAATACTTCTTTCGGCAGATTCTGCAAAGCGAAGGCTGCAGATTTGAGGATGCCTATTTCGTCGATGACCATGAACCGAACATCCACAAGGCCCGAAGCTTCGGCCTTGGTAGCCTGCTCTATGCCGACAAGGGTGGAAGAGGGGCTTCAGAACGCCTCTCTTCTATGTTTGCTTCCTTTCTATAA
- a CDS encoding response regulator transcription factor translates to MSYSVVFVEDEQIVREEIVSSIRWELLGLTLVGTAADGLEGEQLIKRVEPDIVITDIRLPAQDGLTMLSHCPINHAVILTGHTDFNYMKQAIRLGVFDYLLKPIDDEELEETLASLVKKIQEEDKDFEQLKKSTNTTNELIALPRNVNNHVIDATIAFIADNFANPVGLQEAASYLELSESHLSRLFKEVTGLNFLQYLNAWRVNKSVELMKDPKKNIGEIATSCGFPTPGYFAKIFKRFTTKTPTQFRDELGTL, encoded by the coding sequence ATGAGCTATAGTGTAGTATTTGTAGAAGATGAACAAATCGTCCGTGAGGAAATTGTATCCTCGATCCGCTGGGAACTGCTGGGGCTCACCCTGGTAGGGACCGCCGCCGATGGATTGGAAGGAGAGCAGCTGATCAAGCGTGTCGAACCGGACATCGTTATCACCGACATCCGTCTTCCAGCTCAGGACGGACTTACTATGCTCAGCCATTGTCCGATCAACCACGCAGTCATCCTGACCGGCCATACAGACTTCAACTATATGAAACAGGCTATTCGTCTCGGCGTTTTCGACTACCTGCTCAAGCCTATCGATGATGAGGAACTTGAGGAGACCCTTGCCTCCCTGGTTAAGAAAATCCAGGAAGAGGACAAGGATTTTGAGCAATTGAAAAAGAGTACAAACACGACGAATGAACTTATCGCCCTGCCGCGCAATGTGAACAACCATGTCATCGATGCGACCATTGCCTTCATTGCAGACAACTTTGCAAACCCCGTCGGTCTGCAGGAAGCCGCTTCCTACCTTGAACTGAGCGAGAGCCACCTCTCCCGTTTGTTCAAGGAGGTGACAGGATTGAACTTCCTGCAATACCTCAATGCTTGGAGAGTCAACAAGTCGGTTGAACTGATGAAGGACCCGAAGAAAAATATCGGTGAGATTGCAACCAGTTGCGGCTTCCCCACCCCGGGCTACTTCGCCAAGATCTTCAAGCGGTTCACCACCAAGACTCCGACGCAATTCCGCGACGAGCTGGGTACCTTATAG